The DNA window CGACGGTGGCCCGATGGAGATGAGGTAGGCGAGTCCGCCGATGACGATACCGCCGAGCATGGTGACGACGACGTGAATGAAGGTGACGAACCCGGCCGTGCGCCACTTCAGGCGGAAGACGATGTGGAACAGAGAGACGTCCAGCGCGAGCGCGATGAGGACCACGAGCGGCGGGAAGTACTGTTGGAGGAGAAACGGCAGGGCGGCTATCGGCGGGCCGACGACGAGCGCGCGCCTGAACGGGATGCTCCCGAGGACGTTTCGCGCGGCGATGAACCCCGTCAACGAGAGGAACCCCGCCAACAGGAGGTACGTTCCGACGAGCGGCGTCAAGTCACCCAGCAGTGCCATACCCGTGGTTCCGGACCGAATCGGCTTGTGTATGGCGATGTCACTCCGGAACGATGGACCGCGAAAGGAAAGGAGATGAGACGTTATTCCAGCAGACCGAGTTCTTCGAGACGGGAGACGATTTTATCGACTGCCTGTTCGGCGTCCTCGGGCTTCTTGCCGCCGGTGATGACGAGTTTGCCGGAGCCGAACAGCAGAGCGACGACTTCGGGTTCGTCGAGACGGTAGACGAGGCCGGGGAACTGCTCGGGTTCGTACTCGATGTTCTCCAAGCCGAGACCGATGGCGATGGCGTTGAGGTTCAGGTTGCGTCCGAGGTCCGCGCTCGTGACGATGTTCTGGACGACGATTTCGGGGTCGTCGTTGACCTGAATGTTGAGTTCACGAAGCTTGTCGAAGACGATTTCGAGACTCTCGTGGACGTCGGCCGTGCTCTTCGCGCCGGTACAGACGATTTTGCCGGAGCGGAAGATGAGTGCGGCCGATTTGGGGTTCTGGGTACGGTAGACGAGACCGGGGAACTGCTCGGGGTCGTAATCCGCGCCCTCCAAGTCCATAGCGACGCTTTGGAGGTCGAGTTCCTGCCCGATGCCCGTCGAGGCGACCACGTTTTCAATGTTGATGGTTTCCTTGGGGTCGGTCATAGCGCGACTTAAATGACGTATTTAAGGTTTATAAAGGTTGGTAGTCCAGACTGACACGACGAAATCGGCCTTTATGAGCGA is part of the Haladaptatus paucihalophilus DX253 genome and encodes:
- a CDS encoding DUF7473 family protein, which codes for MALLGDLTPLVGTYLLLAGFLSLTGFIAARNVLGSIPFRRALVVGPPIAALPFLLQQYFPPLVVLIALALDVSLFHIVFRLKWRTAGFVTFIHVVVTMLGGIVIGGLAYLISIGPPSPQ
- a CDS encoding TATA-box-binding protein, translated to MTDPKETINIENVVASTGIGQELDLQSVAMDLEGADYDPEQFPGLVYRTQNPKSAALIFRSGKIVCTGAKSTADVHESLEIVFDKLRELNIQVNDDPEIVVQNIVTSADLGRNLNLNAIAIGLGLENIEYEPEQFPGLVYRLDEPEVVALLFGSGKLVITGGKKPEDAEQAVDKIVSRLEELGLLE